A genome region from Nycticebus coucang isolate mNycCou1 chromosome 22, mNycCou1.pri, whole genome shotgun sequence includes the following:
- the HES3 gene encoding transcription factor HES-3: MEKKRRARINLSLEQLKSLLEKHYSHQIQKRKLEKADILELSVKYMKSLQNSLQGLWLVPSGADYTSGFHGCLPGMSQVPRRGEEGSSGLRCPLAPQSANGSTTDSASPGPEAPARCGPCAPAVWAPAVVSGGLRSQPPRLLFPGGLPSSPSNVPAPPPASRRRAESPGSGLRVWRPW, encoded by the exons ATGGAGAAAAAGCGACGTGCGCGCATTAACCTCTCTTTGGAGCAGCTGAAGTCACTGCTGGAGAAACACTACTCTCACCAG ATCCAGAAGCGCAAATTGGAGAAGGCTGACATCCTGGAGTTGAGCGTCAAGTACATGAAAAGCCTTCAGAACTCATTGCAAG GGCTCTGGCTGGTACCCAGCGGAGCCGACTATACATCGGGCTTCCACGGCTGCCTGCCCGGCATGAGCCAGGTCCCTAGGCGTGGCGAGGAGGGCAGCAGCGGCCTGCGCTGCCCCCTGGCGCCGCAGAGCGCGAATGGCAGCACCACGGACAGCGCCAGCCCCGGCCCCGAGGCGCCCGCGCGGTGCGGCCCCTGTGCCCCAGCCGTCTGGGCTCCTGCTGTAGTCTCCGGCGGCCTGCGGTCCCAGCCACCCCGGCTCCTCTTCCCCGGTGGTCTTCCCAGCTCGCCCTCGAACGTCCCAGCGCCGCCGCCAGCGTCGCGCCGCCGCGCGGAGAGCCCAGGTTCGGGACTGCGCGTGTGGCGGCCCTGGTGA